In the Aliarcobacter cryaerophilus genome, one interval contains:
- a CDS encoding OmpA family protein → MSIFMKIFILMILFISLNIVSIYTFSYEDYFTNKKEDIELKDKNGIFQFFGKDFFKKVGYKPSEFVISKNNNLLSLDGTFSSNEVAKQVLDFLKINSIQNIKIVENSEVSKDLLREISELTELLKDNFENGAKLSFDGNMLILEGELKDNSHKNLITTVISKIDKYEIQTNIYEKKEHIVDENKDNVTKNENFEEIDKNNEQKEKILSKDDVQSLVNNIFITDKISFERRSAEPTEKSKVLIENLSNILKQNPKFTIEVGGHTDSRGNKELNKKISQDRANRVKEILESFGVDKDRIKAVGYGNERPIAQDDENGLSEINRRVEFIIGD, encoded by the coding sequence ATGTCAATTTTTATGAAGATTTTTATTTTAATGATTTTATTTATCTCTTTAAATATAGTTTCTATATATACTTTTAGTTACGAAGATTATTTTACAAATAAAAAAGAGGATATAGAACTAAAAGATAAAAATGGTATTTTCCAGTTTTTTGGTAAAGATTTCTTCAAAAAAGTTGGTTACAAACCATCTGAATTTGTAATTTCTAAAAACAACAATCTTTTATCTCTTGATGGTACATTTTCAAGCAATGAAGTTGCAAAACAAGTTCTTGACTTTCTAAAAATAAATAGTATCCAAAATATTAAAATTGTCGAAAATAGTGAAGTTAGCAAAGATTTATTAAGAGAAATTTCAGAACTTACTGAACTTTTAAAAGATAACTTTGAAAATGGTGCAAAATTAAGTTTTGATGGAAATATGTTAATCTTAGAAGGTGAGTTAAAAGATAATAGCCATAAAAATTTAATAACAACTGTTATCTCAAAAATAGATAAATATGAGATACAAACAAATATTTATGAAAAAAAAGAGCATATAGTTGATGAAAATAAAGATAATGTTACAAAAAATGAGAATTTTGAAGAAATAGATAAAAATAATGAACAAAAAGAGAAAATATTATCAAAAGATGATGTACAATCTCTTGTTAATAATATTTTTATAACAGATAAAATTTCTTTTGAAAGACGAAGTGCAGAACCAACAGAAAAATCAAAAGTCCTTATAGAAAATCTTAGTAATATTTTAAAACAAAATCCTAAATTTACTATAGAAGTTGGTGGTCACACAGATTCAAGAGGAAATAAAGAGCTAAATAAAAAGATATCTCAAGATAGAGCAAATAGAGTAAAAGAGATTTTAGAGAGCTTTGGTGTTGATAAAGATAGAATTAAAGCAGTTGGATATGGAAATGAAAGACCAATTGCACAAGATGATGAAAATGGATTGTCAGAAATAAACAGAAGAGTAGAATTTATTATAGGGGATTAA
- a CDS encoding TonB-dependent receptor encodes MYLKKLILFFSFTISSFSQELGNLLDNLNNYTDKTNLNIDYKPTAMTVLYASDLESFGIHSLGEALDFIPGIQTYSGTAFAPFISVRGQTQPLNTIYEKVGFFIDGISIGANNFENFPISLIDRIEISKGSTFGLNNPYGFVASINIITKSSIKNSNNISFQTGSFDKRFTSLSLSEKLGSIDMGLGFYYLKDNKKVDAPSATLTTEEFGTSFDRKKESLEGKEDVGFLLSFKNDNFEFSNRYIKSDRQNNYGMFNLLDFNDDGYSKYETIASELKYVQDISEHNLLESKIGFLQNNYQFNSYFYKLEPNNLGLYNPHFNLDFAQRDKYLSFLIKNSTFNNHEIDFGVHLSRKSTVKNDFYTNVDEDYKIGSLIGSSYIPNTPHLTKLSGKDGNISDIEDKTNISYYFNDTYSYSENLTLSFLAKLDDFKEFDSAKSFKLGTVYSNDNKNIYKFILSKSSKTPSSMEDSMVGHLRVYGNKDLKNEEIESAELIYIYSDNKDKLKLNLFYSIYKNGIDSREFDTNKYKFINKSDDENNYGLELEYSKLFENRSKLFLNSSYNIFEYKNSYYNFDINTPVVSKLTTTLGFIYPLSSKFTISPLLRYYGDKNLLNGTEIGDVLLTDLTLSYRFSKDSKLSFGAKNLFDQNYYYYGNKTKDEKMLREGRTWFTSFSYDF; translated from the coding sequence GTGTATTTAAAAAAGCTTATCTTATTTTTCTCTTTCACAATAAGCTCATTTTCACAAGAGTTAGGAAATTTATTAGATAATTTAAATAACTACACAGATAAAACTAATTTAAATATAGATTATAAACCAACTGCTATGACTGTTTTATATGCTTCTGATTTAGAATCTTTTGGAATACATAGTTTAGGAGAAGCTTTAGATTTTATTCCAGGTATTCAAACATACTCAGGAACTGCATTTGCTCCTTTTATATCAGTTCGTGGACAAACTCAACCTTTAAACACTATATATGAAAAAGTTGGATTTTTTATCGATGGTATTAGTATTGGTGCAAATAATTTTGAAAATTTTCCTATTAGTTTAATAGATAGAATAGAGATATCAAAAGGTTCAACATTTGGATTAAACAATCCATATGGTTTTGTTGCAAGTATAAACATAATCACTAAAAGCTCTATCAAAAACTCAAATAATATTAGCTTTCAAACAGGAAGCTTTGATAAAAGATTTACATCTTTATCTTTAAGTGAAAAATTGGGCTCAATTGATATGGGATTAGGTTTTTACTATTTAAAAGATAATAAAAAAGTAGATGCACCAAGTGCAACATTAACTACAGAAGAGTTTGGAACTTCTTTTGATAGAAAAAAAGAGTCTTTAGAAGGAAAAGAGGATGTTGGATTTTTATTATCATTTAAAAATGATAATTTTGAGTTTTCAAATAGATATATAAAAAGTGATAGACAAAATAACTATGGTATGTTTAATTTACTAGATTTTAATGATGATGGATATTCAAAATATGAAACTATTGCAAGTGAATTAAAATATGTACAAGATATTTCAGAGCATAATCTTCTTGAATCAAAAATAGGTTTTTTACAAAATAATTATCAATTTAATTCATATTTCTATAAACTCGAACCAAATAACCTAGGTTTATATAATCCACATTTTAATTTAGATTTTGCACAAAGAGATAAATATCTATCTTTTTTAATAAAAAATAGTACTTTTAATAATCATGAGATTGATTTTGGAGTACATCTTTCAAGAAAATCAACTGTAAAAAATGATTTTTATACAAATGTTGATGAAGATTATAAGATTGGAAGTTTAATTGGAAGCTCATATATCCCAAATACACCTCATCTTACAAAATTAAGTGGTAAAGATGGAAATATTTCAGATATAGAAGATAAAACAAATATCTCTTATTATTTTAATGATACTTACTCTTATAGTGAGAATTTAACACTCTCTTTTTTAGCAAAACTTGATGATTTTAAAGAGTTTGATAGTGCTAAAAGTTTTAAACTAGGAACAGTTTATTCAAATGACAATAAAAATATATATAAATTTATTCTATCAAAATCTAGCAAAACACCATCTTCTATGGAAGATTCAATGGTTGGGCATCTAAGAGTTTATGGTAATAAAGATTTAAAGAATGAAGAGATAGAAAGTGCTGAATTAATATATATTTACAGTGATAACAAAGATAAACTTAAATTAAATCTATTTTATTCTATCTATAAAAATGGTATTGATTCAAGAGAGTTTGATACAAATAAATATAAATTTATTAATAAAAGTGACGATGAAAATAATTATGGTTTAGAGTTAGAGTATTCAAAACTATTTGAAAATCGTTCAAAACTATTTTTAAATAGTAGCTATAATATTTTTGAATATAAAAATAGTTACTATAATTTTGATATTAATACACCTGTTGTATCTAAACTTACAACTACACTTGGATTTATCTATCCTTTAAGTTCAAAATTTACGATAAGTCCACTTTTAAGGTATTATGGAGATAAAAATCTATTAAATGGAACAGAGATTGGTGATGTTTTATTAACAGATTTAACTCTATCATATAGGTTCTCAAAAGACTCTAAACTATCTTTTGGAGCTAAAAATCTATTTGACCAAAACTACTATTACTACGGAAATAAAACTAAAGATGAAAAGATGCTAAGAGAAGGAAGAACTTGGTTTACAAGTTTTAGTTATGATTTCTAA
- a CDS encoding sensor histidine kinase: MRNLSIVTQIAIINIFVFTIFISIFIYKNYAIVSNQFVLLQNEKIDSIIKTISPVISINLTLGLENNIKEIVNDSIKLHKELVGIEVTNSNNKIVYKNINSDIKNSKIYHTILEDTILKSKLGELKVFYTFSSIYSKLLTEFYQFLIFIAIFFIFSLLLSSYLIKYNLKPLIKLKEGMKNYSLEKNSTLKEDEFKNEISVINNSAVKMVKKIEEELEKRILYEKEIMQKNRLASMGEMIDNIAHQWRQPLMKINAIVLNTDRSIELKKYDEKYLQNRLDDISQAVYHMSNTIDTFREFLNPHKSKESFEISNSINKSLKVLNTLLVDIEVNINQKEIYINAYESEFMQVIISILSNSIDIFKARDIEKKYINIDIYEDDIHYFISIKDSAGGIKEDIIDKIFEPYFTTKHKSGGTGMGLYISKLIIQSSFKGDIKVKAVDNGVKFILEIPKGKEF, encoded by the coding sequence ATGAGAAATCTAAGTATTGTAACTCAAATAGCTATTATCAATATTTTTGTTTTTACTATTTTTATATCAATATTTATATATAAAAATTACGCTATTGTATCAAACCAGTTCGTTTTACTTCAAAATGAAAAGATTGATTCTATTATAAAAACTATATCTCCAGTAATCTCTATAAATTTAACTCTAGGTTTAGAAAACAATATAAAAGAGATTGTAAATGATAGTATCAAACTACATAAAGAGTTAGTTGGAATTGAGGTAACAAATAGCAACAATAAAATTGTATATAAAAATATAAATAGTGATATAAAAAATTCAAAAATTTATCATACTATTTTAGAAGATACTATTTTAAAATCAAAGCTTGGTGAATTAAAGGTATTTTATACTTTTTCATCTATTTACTCAAAACTTTTAACTGAATTTTATCAATTCTTAATTTTCATTGCTATCTTTTTTATTTTTTCTCTATTATTATCTTCATATTTAATTAAATATAACCTAAAGCCACTTATCAAATTAAAAGAGGGGATGAAAAATTATAGCTTAGAAAAAAATAGTACTTTAAAAGAAGATGAGTTTAAAAATGAGATCTCTGTAATAAATAATAGTGCAGTAAAAATGGTAAAAAAAATCGAAGAAGAGCTTGAAAAAAGAATTTTATATGAAAAAGAGATTATGCAAAAGAATCGTCTTGCCTCTATGGGTGAAATGATTGACAATATAGCACATCAATGGCGACAACCTCTTATGAAAATAAATGCAATAGTTTTAAATACAGATAGAAGTATTGAACTTAAAAAATATGATGAAAAATATTTACAAAATAGATTAGATGATATATCACAAGCTGTATATCATATGTCAAATACAATAGATACATTTAGAGAGTTTTTAAATCCACACAAATCTAAAGAGAGTTTTGAAATATCAAACTCTATAAATAAAAGTTTAAAGGTTTTAAATACTTTATTAGTAGATATAGAGGTAAATATTAATCAAAAAGAGATTTATATAAATGCTTATGAAAGTGAATTTATGCAAGTTATAATATCTATATTATCAAATTCAATAGATATATTTAAAGCAAGAGATATAGAAAAAAAATATATAAATATAGATATTTACGAAGATGATATTCACTATTTTATATCTATAAAAGATAGTGCTGGTGGTATAAAAGAGGATATTATAGATAAAATATTTGAACCATATTTCACAACAAAACATAAAAGTGGAGGTACTGGAATGGGCTTATATATCTCTAAACTTATTATACAAAGTAGTTTCAAAGGTGATATAAAAGTAAAAGCTGTAGATAATGGAGTAAAATTTATATTAGAAATACCAAAAGGAAAAGAGTTTTGA
- a CDS encoding response regulator transcription factor has protein sequence MRENLKNFTLLYAEDDKAIQKEMLEYFSSYFKEVFTANDGKEALEIYKQNRPDVMILDIYMPHLTGIELTKILRENDYKTKIVLITAHSNDTLLLEAINIDVNYYLIKPATLKKVKDMLDKISIDLLRSSEKIVRFDENIYFNQTSKKLYNKNIELKLSKKELSLLELFIINRNKDITIEDIMSHCWSDIFIEVSLDSVKSLVSNLRKKLPKDTILNVYGVGYILKNS, from the coding sequence TTGAGAGAAAATTTAAAAAATTTTACATTGCTTTATGCTGAAGATGATAAAGCTATTCAAAAAGAGATGTTGGAGTATTTTTCTAGCTATTTTAAAGAGGTTTTTACTGCAAATGATGGTAAAGAAGCTTTAGAAATATATAAACAAAATAGACCTGATGTTATGATACTTGATATTTATATGCCTCATTTAACAGGAATTGAATTAACAAAAATTTTAAGAGAAAATGACTATAAAACAAAAATAGTTTTAATAACTGCACACTCAAACGACACTTTACTTTTGGAAGCCATAAACATAGATGTAAATTACTATTTAATAAAACCAGCAACTTTGAAAAAAGTAAAAGATATGCTTGATAAAATCTCTATTGATTTATTAAGAAGCTCTGAAAAAATAGTAAGATTTGATGAAAATATATATTTTAATCAAACTAGTAAAAAACTCTATAATAAAAATATTGAGCTAAAACTTAGTAAAAAAGAGCTCTCTTTGCTAGAACTTTTTATAATAAATAGAAATAAAGATATAACTATTGAAGATATTATGTCTCATTGCTGGAGTGATATTTTTATTGAAGTATCACTTGATAGTGTAAAATCTTTGGTTAGTAACTTAAGAAAAAAACTTCCAAAAGATACTATTTTAAATGTTTATGGTGTTGGTTACATTTTAAAAAATAGTTAA
- a CDS encoding GLUG motif-containing protein, which yields MYYKNRFCIVKYSVISLVVASNLYGAPTGGTVVSGTATISQNANTTNINQSSNKAVINWQDFSIKSNETVNFNQPNVNSITLNRVIGNEKSIIDGALNANGQVWLINSNGVLFGKNAKVNTAGIVASTKDISNEDFNKGNYNFKGNSTSSIVNEGEIKSLANTHATFIANSVTNKGKIEVHKGTINLIGASDVTLTLNENQNLSLKVNKGVVDALVDNQNLIVANGGQIYLTTNAKDELLKGVVNHSGIIEANSLDELTQSEVILFAHGGTTNVDGSIIAKNSFVETSGEKLNVTSNTKVVAKDWLLDPTNILIASTGGNDLAGESVSATAIQNNLETTNVHLQATNNITVNQNITWSTDKQLKLQADNINVNATINNTNSTNGGVYFQAANTTDKIVFGTNGKVVVNNLYQLQWINTALNGKYELGSNIDASATSAWNSNGSGGYFGFNPIGNSINKFNGTFDGLGFTISNLYINCPSQNYVGLFGYTKNATIKNLGLKNVGITGSVYVGGLVGENYGTISNSYATGTVSGNNYVGGLVGYNHGTISNSYVRGTVSGITHVGTLVGYNDRTILNSYASGTVSGSIGSSYAGGLVGYNHGTISNSYTSGNVDGYFSVGGLVGYNDFGTIENSFYDNETNTASMNDSSYGKRKADILAQFKGKDGWITSGAEVEGYGKDSIELPQLKTFYKPTNTLFQSGYGTTLNPYTITNWTQLQNINNSNILTKNYYFNLLNNINSSTTGYMGSSGEGWNPIGDFSNNFNGTFDGLGFTISNLYINRPYQDYVGLFGYANNATIKNIGLKDVDITGRNSTGGLVGYNGGTISNSYATGSVNGNSEVGGLVGYNDGTILNSYATGSVNGDYSIGGLVGFNFDGIISNSYATGSVVGTDFLGGFIGSNYGTITNSYATGNVNGDSDVGGFVGYNRYGTIENTYATGSVTGTIKVGGLMGNNNSGTITNSYASGTASGNTNVGGLVGFNTYDGIITNSFYDKTKNPNYNVLGTGKTTAELEDINTFKNAGWSITADSTLVKGTPIFKNGSWVIYVAPTPTPNPTPSDNNQKPKVDEKVQRVVASIEPSTNSNSSSNQSVPNSLNINIRTLSFNGVDETRVINGGVRVPDDIVNSLDEL from the coding sequence ATGTATTATAAAAACCGATTTTGTATTGTAAAATACTCAGTTATTTCACTAGTAGTTGCTTCAAATCTGTATGGTGCGCCAACAGGAGGAACCGTTGTAAGTGGAACTGCAACTATTTCTCAAAATGCAAATACAACAAATATAAATCAAAGCTCAAATAAAGCTGTCATAAACTGGCAAGATTTTTCAATTAAATCAAATGAGACTGTAAACTTTAATCAACCAAATGTAAACTCTATAACTCTAAATAGAGTAATTGGAAATGAAAAATCTATTATAGATGGAGCATTAAACGCAAATGGACAAGTATGGCTTATAAACTCAAATGGAGTTTTGTTTGGTAAAAATGCAAAAGTAAATACAGCAGGAATTGTTGCCTCTACAAAAGATATCTCAAATGAAGATTTTAATAAAGGTAACTATAACTTTAAAGGTAACTCAACTTCAAGTATAGTAAATGAAGGAGAGATAAAATCCCTAGCAAATACTCATGCAACATTTATAGCAAATAGTGTAACAAATAAAGGGAAAATAGAAGTACATAAAGGAACTATAAACTTAATAGGTGCTTCTGATGTAACATTAACTTTAAATGAAAATCAAAATCTATCTTTGAAAGTAAATAAAGGTGTAGTTGATGCCCTTGTAGATAATCAAAACCTAATAGTTGCAAATGGTGGACAAATATATCTTACAACAAATGCAAAAGATGAATTGCTTAAAGGTGTTGTAAATCATAGTGGAATAATAGAGGCAAACTCTTTAGATGAATTAACACAAAGTGAAGTAATACTCTTTGCTCATGGAGGAACAACAAATGTAGATGGAAGCATAATTGCTAAAAACTCTTTTGTTGAAACAAGTGGAGAGAAATTAAATGTTACTTCAAATACAAAAGTTGTTGCAAAAGATTGGTTACTTGACCCAACAAATATATTAATAGCATCAACTGGTGGAAATGATCTTGCAGGAGAGAGTGTTAGTGCAACAGCTATTCAAAATAATTTAGAAACTACAAATGTACACTTGCAAGCAACTAATAATATAACTGTAAATCAAAATATCACTTGGAGTACAGATAAACAGTTAAAATTACAAGCAGATAATATAAATGTAAACGCAACAATAAATAATACAAACTCTACAAACGGTGGAGTATATTTTCAAGCAGCTAATACAACAGATAAAATAGTATTTGGAACAAATGGAAAAGTAGTAGTAAATAATCTGTATCAACTTCAATGGATAAACACTGCATTAAATGGAAAATATGAGTTAGGAAGTAATATAGATGCAAGTGCAACTTCAGCTTGGAATAGCAATGGAAGTGGTGGATACTTTGGATTTAATCCAATAGGAAATAGTATAAATAAGTTTAATGGAACATTTGATGGTTTAGGTTTTACTATCTCTAATTTATATATAAATTGTCCTTCTCAAAATTATGTTGGATTGTTTGGATATACAAAGAATGCAACTATAAAAAATCTTGGGCTTAAAAATGTAGGTATTACTGGAAGTGTTTATGTAGGAGGTTTGGTTGGAGAAAATTATGGAACAATTTCAAACTCATATGCTACTGGAACAGTTAGTGGAAATAATTATGTAGGAGGTTTAGTTGGATATAATCATGGAACAATTTCAAACTCATATGTAAGGGGAACTGTAAGTGGAATTACGCATGTAGGAACATTGGTTGGATATAATGATAGAACAATTTTAAACTCATATGCTTCAGGAACAGTTAGTGGAAGTATTGGAAGTAGTTATGCAGGAGGATTGGTTGGATATAATCATGGAACAATTTCAAACTCTTATACTTCTGGAAATGTAGATGGATATTTTAGTGTAGGAGGCTTGGTTGGATATAATGATTTTGGAACAATTGAAAACTCTTTTTATGATAATGAAACAAATACAGCTTCTATGAATGATAGTTCTTATGGAAAAAGAAAAGCAGATATTTTAGCTCAATTTAAAGGAAAAGATGGTTGGATTACAAGTGGTGCTGAAGTTGAGGGATATGGAAAAGACAGTATTGAACTTCCTCAACTAAAAACTTTCTATAAACCTACAAACACACTTTTTCAAAGTGGTTATGGAACAACTCTAAATCCATATACAATTACAAACTGGACACAGTTGCAAAATATAAATAATTCAAATATCCTAACTAAAAATTACTATTTTAATCTTTTAAACAACATAAATAGCTCAACAACTGGATATATGGGAAGTAGTGGAGAAGGGTGGAATCCAATAGGAGATTTTTCAAATAATTTTAATGGAACATTTGATGGTTTAGGCTTTACTATCTCTAATTTATATATAAATCGTCCTTATCAAGATTATGTTGGACTATTTGGATATGCAAATAATGCAACTATAAAAAATATTGGGCTTAAGGATGTAGATATTACTGGACGAAATTCTACAGGAGGTTTGGTTGGATATAACGGTGGAACAATTTCAAACTCATATGCTACTGGAAGTGTAAATGGAAATTCTGAGGTAGGAGGTTTGGTTGGATATAACGATGGAACAATTTTAAACTCTTATGCTACTGGAAGTGTAAATGGAGATTATAGTATTGGAGGTTTGGTTGGATTTAATTTTGATGGAATAATCTCAAACTCTTATGCTACTGGAAGTGTAGTTGGAACTGATTTTTTAGGAGGATTTATTGGATCTAATTATGGAACAATCACAAACTCTTATGCTACTGGAAATGTAAATGGAGATTCTGATGTAGGAGGTTTTGTTGGATATAACAGGTATGGGACAATCGAAAATACTTATGCCACTGGAAGTGTAACTGGAACTATTAAGGTAGGAGGTTTAATGGGAAATAACAATTCTGGAACAATCACAAATTCTTATGCTTCTGGAACTGCAAGTGGAAATACTAATGTAGGAGGTTTGGTTGGATTTAATACTTATGATGGAATAATTACAAACTCTTTTTATGATAAAACAAAAAATCCAAATTATAATGTTTTAGGTACAGGAAAAACAACAGCTGAACTAGAAGATATAAATACTTTTAAAAATGCAGGTTGGAGCATAACTGCTGACAGTACTTTAGTAAAAGGAACTCCTATATTTAAAAATGGCTCTTGGGTGATTTATGTTGCACCAACACCAACACCAAATCCAACACCTTCGGATAATAATCAAAAACCAAAAGTAGATGAAAAAGTACAAAGAGTAGTAGCTAGCATAGAGCCTAGTACTAACTCAAACTCATCTTCAAACCAAAGTGTGCCAAATAGTTTAAATATCAATATAAGAACTCTATCTTTTAATGGTGTAGATGAAACAAGAGTTATAAATGGTGGTGTAAGAGTGCCTGATGATATAGTAAATAGTTTAGATGAACTTTAA
- a CDS encoding ShlB/FhaC/HecB family hemolysin secretion/activation protein, translating to MRNIIKVFGLSILSSVALLGATPIINSGNIEKQIQAPRDIPTLKKDDIKIEGIKNDSLKSSDSSKTVFIKDFTFAGNSAISSEELKQNLKAYVGKELSFNQIQEVLAVVTKVYRDKGYFVARAYLGKQDLVKNDNTLFISIIEGKYGKIKLNNNSLVNDNSLQAILDNAKSNGIINVKDIERALLLINDRNGVKVSNSVVEAGKEVGSSNLNIDTTSTKRVDGYIVADNYGSRYTGYNRVQGLININSPFNIGDKISISGLVSNGADLKNGKIAYELPLNSYGLKSDFAYTRTNYNLVEEYKSLDAKGNSSIYEAGLSYPLIRSTNENLYLKGKYYHKDMNDYMSGDKYEDKSINSFVTTLEYDKNYSIGTLPARVFANLNLTTGHLSSKNSNPNNGNYNKVDTYISNDIYFNEIFSLNTNLAAQKVLGNKNLDGSEDLTLGGPNAVKLYPYSEQSGENGYIASFELFSKLPNIASYNHKIGLFYDMGNVYQERNLDTTFQRKTLQDIGLGYYSSFDDFFLRTQIAWNLNSKPISSEYTNHKNSKFLVQAGWVF from the coding sequence ATGAGAAATATAATTAAAGTATTTGGTTTATCAATACTAAGTAGTGTTGCTCTTTTAGGAGCAACACCTATAATAAATAGTGGAAATATAGAAAAACAAATTCAAGCACCAAGAGATATACCTACTTTAAAAAAAGATGATATAAAAATTGAAGGTATAAAAAATGATAGTTTAAAAAGTAGCGATAGCTCTAAAACAGTATTTATAAAAGATTTTACTTTTGCTGGAAATAGTGCTATTTCTAGTGAAGAGTTAAAACAGAATTTAAAAGCTTATGTAGGAAAAGAGTTAAGCTTTAATCAAATTCAAGAAGTATTAGCAGTTGTTACAAAAGTTTATAGAGATAAAGGCTACTTTGTTGCACGTGCATATTTGGGTAAACAAGATTTAGTTAAAAATGATAATACACTTTTTATCTCAATAATTGAGGGTAAATATGGAAAGATAAAACTAAATAATAACTCTCTTGTAAATGATAACTCTTTACAAGCTATTTTAGATAATGCAAAATCAAATGGTATTATAAATGTTAAAGATATAGAAAGAGCACTACTTTTAATAAATGATAGAAATGGAGTGAAAGTATCTAACTCTGTAGTTGAAGCTGGCAAAGAAGTAGGAAGTAGTAATTTAAATATAGATACAACTTCTACAAAAAGAGTAGATGGATATATAGTAGCAGATAACTATGGAAGTAGATACACAGGTTACAATAGAGTTCAAGGTTTGATAAATATAAATAGCCCTTTTAATATAGGTGATAAAATCTCTATCTCTGGTTTAGTATCAAATGGTGCTGATTTAAAAAATGGAAAAATAGCTTATGAATTACCTTTAAACTCTTATGGTTTAAAATCTGATTTTGCATATACAAGAACAAACTATAATTTAGTAGAAGAGTATAAATCTTTAGATGCAAAAGGTAACTCAAGTATCTATGAAGCTGGATTATCTTATCCACTTATTAGATCTACAAATGAGAATTTATACTTAAAAGGTAAATACTATCATAAAGATATGAATGATTATATGAGTGGAGATAAATATGAAGATAAATCTATAAACTCATTTGTAACTACTTTGGAATATGATAAAAATTACTCTATTGGAACTTTACCAGCTAGAGTCTTTGCAAATTTAAATTTAACAACTGGACACTTAAGCTCAAAAAATAGCAATCCAAATAATGGAAACTATAATAAAGTAGATACATATATCTCAAATGATATATACTTTAATGAGATATTCTCACTAAATACAAACCTAGCAGCTCAAAAAGTATTGGGAAATAAAAACCTAGATGGTAGTGAAGATTTAACTTTAGGTGGACCAAATGCAGTTAAACTATATCCATATAGTGAACAAAGTGGAGAAAATGGATATATAGCAAGCTTTGAACTATTTTCAAAACTTCCTAATATTGCTTCATATAATCACAAAATTGGACTCTTTTATGATATGGGAAATGTATATCAAGAGAGAAATCTTGATACAACATTTCAAAGAAAAACTTTACAAGATATTGGTTTGGGATACTACTCATCATTTGATGATTTCTTTTTAAGAACACAAATAGCTTGGAATTTAAACTCAAAACCAATAAGTAGTGAATATACAAATCATAAAAATAGTAAGTTTTTAGTTCAAGCGGGGTGGGTGTTTTAA